The genomic region GAATCTGCACCAGGGTTCAGGGGAGTCAGGGTGTATTCATCTCCTTTTGATGAATTCACATAAATCATTAATTGCATTTTCTGCCAGCCTCTTTTTGGTCATCTGATGGGGATGGGTATTGTATAAATGTGATTATTCTCATGTTACATGATTTCAAGAAGAGGACAAAATGAATACAATCCTTTGGCACGTCATGCCAGTTTGATAATATTTGATTACCTGTCATGGGACTGTGGAAAGCAGGTAAAATTGTTGTCAGGGTTCACTGCTCAGGATTCGTCACATGAGTTTGGCTTCATTACAAGAGAatgtttcttgtttgtgtttatttgctaCAGAATATGGGCACAGGCCCACGGTGTCTCCCACAGAATTAGATGCTATTTGGAGTGGTATACGACAAACTTGACCACCCAGCTGTGTTCTACAGATTTAACTTATAGCTATCCTTAGTAGCTAGGCTCCTTACATGCTTGCTAATAACTTATAGCAACACACAGTGAGAGGAATtggacgcacacacaaacacacaaagctgGAAGCAGCAATACCGCAGGCCAAGCATTGGGCCAAGGGATGTTTTTGAAATGGGCACTGCACTAGATTTATCAACTGTTGTCAGCATGGTGttatgaaagaaaacagataaaagaaaatgaggaCACTAAATGGATTAACTCTCTGCTTTCACTGAGCAGCAAATGTGGGTGCTTCCTCTAAGGTGCTGTGGATTGactgcctctctttctccttcctcaGATTTGATTCAGTGCACAAATGAGATGAATGTGAACATCCCTCAGCTGGCTGACACACTGTTTGAGAGGACCGCCAACACCAGCTGGGTGGTTGTGTTCAAGTCCCTCACCACCACACACCATCTGATGGTCTACGGCAATGAGGTCAGCACTTAACTGTTCTCCACCTTTGCTTGGATGGAAATATCATAGaggatttttgttaaataacttATCTGATAAAGTTGACAAAATGCACTATGTTGGTATGGGGTATTGTAATGTTATCTCACAGTAGTGCACTGAATGTCACATTCCCACAAGTAAAGCTGGTATTGCACAACAGCTGTTTCAAAAGCCTCATTTTTGGTAAATTCCCCTTTTGCAAGAATACAGAGTTCCtcatatggtgtttttttcggtgttttgtttttttgcagagatTTATACAATATCTGGCTTCAAGGAACACACTATTCAACCTCAGCAATTTTTTGGACAAAAGTGGCCTACAAGGTATATCACCAGCACTGTACACATTCTGCAGCAATAATCctatacatttttgacatgcatcATGACCCActcacttcttttctttgtaatgtAGGCTATGATATGTCAACGTTCATAAGGAGGTATAGCCGCTACCTGAATGAGAAGGCTGTGTCTTACAGACAAGTTGCTTTTGACTTCACTAAAGTGAAAAGAGGGTAAGGATTTTTCACTTCTTAGCTTCCACTGCGACTTACTGGGGTGGTGGGGTTGACTTGTACCTGAGCCACAGAGcttgatgttatttttcttgttcCAGAATCTTGACACCCCAGGCAAGGGCATCCTGTAGAAAGACTGCTGGTAACACTTAAACAATACATTGCAATAGTTGTATTTCCTACTAAATATATTGTGACAGTTTTGAGTTGCATAAGCTCATTAGATATATGcgtttttttaactaaactgCTCGATCATTTGGAAAATATTTCCTGTTCTTGCTTTTCTctgggcatttttggcctttagttggataggacagctgaagacatgaaaggggagagagagggggaatgacatgcagcaaagggccatagttcggagtcgaacccgggctTGCTGCTCCAAGGACTagacctctatatatgggtaaCCATCTACCAACTTAGCTATCCGGGTGCCCTcacattataattttttaagCCGAAATACTCCAGtatagcagatgtttttttcaccgAATTTGTTTGTCCTCTGTGGTGGGCCTGGGCAAAAGGGCTTTTTACACTTGACAGTTTACATTCTAGAATGACGATGACTACTCTTAAATAGCAAGCATTCCATTTGATAGACTTGGTAGTTTAcagcaacatgtttaaatgtgctgtatgtagGATTGGGAAGATCCAAGATTTAGCCAAATAATTTGAACATTGACAATTATCTGTCCCTCCCCCTTGTCTGCTGAAGCCCAAACTTTCttctaagcccctccccccacggggagaatgaatgtgtgtgcctgAGCAATGATTGACATGCAGATTGACATGCAGACACCCCCTGGGCCCAGACTGGTGAATCTGAACAAGGAGCAGTGGACTTTTGCAAATCATACTACAGGCTGTGggtggtgccagaggagccagtttttttttgtttttttttaattaccctCTTCATGAAATTCTACTCATACATAGAATCACTTTCAGCAAATATGAAAGAAAGTTAGTTTTAGAAGTCTTACCAAATGCATTGTTAAGTTATTGTAACAGTTTCATGTATATAACTGGAGAGTGTTAAAACCATTAACGCCATGCTCCATAAACATTTAGCGAGCGCGTGCTGATGACATGGTGAAGTCGTGACAAAGAAGTAGTGTGATTGTACGAAAAAAAGTGACGCAAATTTCAATAGCCCCGTTTGACCCTAGTAACTTTTAGCCCTGTGTTTAGGCTATATTCTGGGAATAACCCCGCAAACTCAGGGCTAACCCTGCTCTGGAGTACGGCCAGTGTCAAAGAGGTAAGCCCGCTTAGAATGTGTCAGGATTGTGCCAGTGTGAATGCTTTTTTAGCCTGAGGCTAAGTGCAGTGTGAAAAGCCCAAAAGTGTTCCTTGACTGATTATTATGCATATATTGCAGTGTAACTAGATATTACTCTACTACTTCCTGTGGGACTGGTGCGGATTTGTACATTGCAGTATCAATCATCCCCTCTACAGTGCAAGGAGAGATAGCTTTTctgatactgtatgtatatttttgtgttaagTCAATGAAGTGGAGATCATAAGGATCAGCCATGTTCATTTACAGCacaaaatcctcaaataaaacaatcaagACTAACCTATTTGCATCAGTGGTGTAGCATTGTCTTTCCTGTTCGTTCCACAGGGCTGATGGAGTGATGAGAACTGTGAACACAGAGAAACTCCTCAAGACCATCCCTATCATCCAAAATCAGATGGATGTCTTACTTGATTTCAATGTAAGAGCtcagtatttttttctatttttttaatctttattttataaatgtcagcacacattaattaacatttcagtaaatgtgccagtgttaacagtcagctaattttcaactgtagtcctttggccagatgattttagatcagagcaacaggaaacaacaaGACATAACCAACAGGTTAAAGTATCTAGACAGAATTCAACAAGACACCATACAGACAGCTAGAGCAACAAATAAGCTTTCTCAATAAGCCTTGCAGAGGTATGGGAAGCAGCAAGACATTATCACAGTTACACATTAACAGTATCCCCATTTAGTATAAAAAGCGTTGcaagtaacaaaaaaacaaataagcaacACTGACATCTGCTTTCCCCATTCAACCATGCAAAGCAGTTACATGCAGTAATAAAAGGATTCAATAGGCTACATCACTCATGAGGGAGGTATTAATACAGCACAGATTAATAAGATggtaaaatagttaaaatacaAGTTAATCTTTCCTACATATCCAGAAATGCAGAGCGGGCTACATTTCAAACCGGGCAATCAAACATGTTGGCAGCAGGTCAACAGtgataacaacaataatacaaaattacCAGGAGCTTAAAATTGTTCACAATTCTGACTTTCCATGAGCCAGGCCTTGACACTTTGTGTGAAGTTATGGGAGGTGGTGCAGTTTCTTGTTTCATTTGGTAGAGCGTTTTATCTTTAAGATGCTCTTTATGCTCTTTAAGATTGTGTACCGAAAACAGAAAAGCACGATTGACTCAAGTAGCTGGACCTGTAAGGTCCCACTCCCCTCTAAAACTACACCTAATGGATCCATTgttagattttagttttttttgtttaataaaagtagTGAGTGGTGGAGGAGCTTTACCATTCAGGATCTTGAAGATTAGGcaaatgttattgtatttgattacattttcccTAAAGATGGCATAATAAGTATTGTTTTCTGTCTAAAATTTTGAGGGCCTGTTTACACACAGAGAACAGGCTTAAAAGGTTGTATCTTTTGGTTGTGTCCAGCTTGTCATACAACATAGTAGACCATTAAatccaaatataattttgctGCTGAATTTGTTAGGCAGCTTCTTATAAACCTAAAATTGGctgaattgttttgttattgtcaatactttttttacttgttttttgaaAGAGAATGTAGAGACACAGGTTGCACGGGttggctaaaataaaaaatataatgttttgCTGACACttaaaattagcatttttgtgACCAAACAGGTTTTCAAAATGGTCATGTACCAAAAACTTCATAATTTTTATTGGTGTAAAGGGCAGGACACAAAACAGAGTTTATGACATAGAAAACATAGGAATAGACAAACGGGAATACAGACGAAATGAGACGGAATGAAGCAAAAcaacattattgttattataaatttGCAAACCAGTTGTTACTAAGGTTGGTactaataacagtaataatgcCATAGAAGTATTATTAATGTGATTGTGTAggtttacatttacaattacattttgttggtCAAATGGATGTAAATCCCACAAGGAAGAGTGCTGAAGTATATGAACAGGTCATAGGTCGCTAGCGCTAAACCTACcagactcagtttaaaaaaaaaaatacttttagcGTCTATAGAGCAAACATGTTTTCACACGTAAATCcataaactgtgtgtttatttcaaccaaaactagtgTTGTGTGATTGTTGGAAAAGTGTAAAGACGACACAAAACAATTTGTATAGTTTTTAGTTTCTgacgactttgaatgaagtgtgttttacaatgctaaaattactgttcattaacatggagtctggtggctttagtgAAACCAATAGcgcaaatgtttttatatttaaaaaatgatcctACTCtgtaacagaaaggttgaccttcttagaaatcctttccataatattGTTAaccacttagaataataatctgagcaaGACAATCACTTTAGTGATAGTAAATAAAAGCTGGACAATTGctctattaacttacattgtatgAAAATGATAATATGGTCCTTAAACCTGGAgcctattttcatttttttaaaaacctttttaacagagtcttatatttttaaactgattGTGGTCAACAGCTCCACCTCTCTTCCAGGTCAATGCCAATGAACTGACAAATGGTGTGATCAACGCAGTCTTCATGCTTCTGTTCAAAGATGCCATCCGACTGTTTGCAGCATACAATGAGGGCATCATCAACCTCCTTGGTAAAAACAAGCTTTTGGGTTGGCGTGCCCTTGCAAATTGAATATGTGGGCTGTGTAGTTGTCCTCAACTATTTAATTATTTGCATTGAGCTTTGAAAGAAAGGATGTGTCTAGAGAATGTTTGCTAGCAGTCCCACAAAGTTCATGTGAGtctttaatgaaaagaaaacagaggacTGATATACTGATGGCTTTCTGGAACTGCAGACCTTTAACAAACATATTCCTAAAATAGTTTAGGGGGCTGTTGCAAATTTCTCTTTCCCGGCATACCTCATGAATTCTTTTCTGATGCTAAAAGCAAGCTTtcctttctcctgttttagcatGAGTATGCACTCCTCAGCTTATACCAAGGCTGTGTAGATTATAGAAACTGTAGTACATTAGTCCCCAATGCTAATAATCATACAATgggattttaatatttacttgGCAGATCTAGCAACACATTAGTATGTATAGGGATTTTACTGTTCTCTTTTTCCCTTGTNNNNNNNNNNNNNNNNNNNNNNNNNNNNNNNNNNNNNNNNNNNNNNNNNNNNNNNNNNNNNNNNNNNNNNNNNNNNNNNNNNNNNNNNNNNNNNNNNNNNgaattctgaccctcaaagacctgttagtctgccttcaaaatgtccacctccattccatttattatcctaaattagatggacctgtttgaggtcgttagctgcataaaaacacctgtccaccccatacaatcagtaagaatccaactactaacatggccaagaccaaagagctgtccaaagacactagagacaaaattgtacacctccacaaggctggaaagggctatggggaaattgccaagcagcttggtgaaaaaaagttCCACTCTTGGAGCAATCATtacaaaatggaagaagctaaacatgactgtcaatctccctcggactggtgctccatgcaagatctcacctcgtgcggtctcaatgatcctaagaaaggtgagaaatcagcccagaactacacaggaggagctggttaatgacctgaaaagagctgggatccctgtttccaaggttactgttggtaatacactaagacgtcatggtttgaaatcatgcatggcacagaaaggttcccctgcttaaaccagtaCATGTCAAGGCCCTTCTTTaatttgccaatgaccatttggatgatccagaggagtcctgggagaaagtcatgtggtcagataaGACCACAATAGAACCTTTTgttcataattccactaactgtgtttggaggaagagtaatgatgagtaccatcccaagaacaccatccctactgtgaagcatggtgatggtagcatcatgctttgggggtgtttttctgcacatgggacagggcgactgtactgtattaaggagaggatgaccggggccatgaattgcgagattttggggaacaacctccttccctcagttagagcattgaagatgggttgaggctgggtcttccaacatggcaatgacccaaagcacacagccaggataaccaaggaggggctctgtaagaagcatatcaaggttctggcgtggcctagccagtctccagacatGAACCCCATGGAGAGTCTTTGGAGGGAGTTCAAACtcagtgtttctcagcaacagcccagaaacctgaccgATCTAGaaaagatctgtgtggaggagtgggccaaaatcccttctgcagtgttcgcaaacctggtgaaaaactagaGGAAACGTTTGACTTCTGTAATCACAAACAAAGGCtgctgtaccaaatattaacattgatttgcagctgtatcatacaaataaatagtttaaaaatcatacattgtgatttctggatttatttatttttagattgtctctcacagtggacatgcacctacaatgacaatttcagacacctccatgatttctaagtgcgagaacttgcaaaatagcagtgtgttcaaatacttatcttcctcactgtgtgtgtgtgtgtgtgtgtgtgtgtgtgtgtgtgtgtgtatgtgtgtgtgtgtgtgtatatatagatatatatatctatatatatatatctcttttttttttttaaatgaaactaaaaaTGTCCAAGTAACAAAAATACGGGAAAtgattttatgtattttgtgacTATACAGTTTGTTGAACTCAAGcttttttcttgttctgttAACAGAGAAATACTTTGACATGAAGAAAGTCCAGTGCAAAGAAGGACTTGATATCTACAAGAAATTCCTTACACGAATGACTCGAATCTCAGAGTTCCTCAGAGTTGCAGAGGTAAGTTAGATCAGACTAGTAAGAGATTACAAAGGGGCAAGGTGGTCATATAGATCGGTTTCCTGTCCTAAATCTGATGGTCTTTATTCTTTTCCTGCAGCAAGTTGGAATCGATCGAGGAGACATCCCCGATCTGTCGCAGGTAACCCGAGATAAATAGCTAAAGATAACCATTTGGGATCTTTGCAACTACTTAAAATAACCTGCCTTAACTTTACACTCCTCACCTCTATACTGGCTTTGCTTAACTAAAAAGAGGAGAATGGCCTATCTAATGTGCTATATTATTGAAATACTGTAGATATTAGCATTTGTGTACCgaaaacagtttatttaattttgttgcaTTATTGCACTAACTCAGGTTAACTTAGTAAGATGTAAactgttgtactttttacaaaTACACTGTCATGCAACATTTACTTTTCGGTTTTAGGTATATTGACACACCAAAGTATCTTAAGGCATATTTGCAAGGTTTCAGTACATATACcttttgtttaaccagaaactgCTGCAAAATCACTAAACTCAACAGACTCCATTCAAGttaacaatacttttagcatgtatggCGCAGCAGCAAGGGCAattgggggttcagtgtcttgcccaaggacacttggcCCAGTGATCGAAACACCAACCTTCCGATCAGTGAGCCACAATGTCCCCTAGTAAAggttttatttcaaccaaaccagagtggtgaAGTGGATAGACAAATCAAGACGTcttacatagttttttttattttgtttctgtacccattgaataaagtgtgttttacaatgataaaattactgtttGTTGAAAAGGAGTCTGGTGTGTTTGGCAATAGCAATTTCAGGtaagtttaatgttaaacaaaaaggattttagtttttaacaaaaaggtctatctctgttgGGAGGCTgattttgtgtttgaatttcACTCTCACATAAATCATACATTAGAAGCGTCTGAACGAATGAAAAACGCTGCCTTcagtctttgtctgtgtgccaAAAAAACGATGtctactgacatttttaaaagagttagtgttttcagctttgtaGTGTCTAACTGAATCTCTGGGGTTTTGAAGTTTAGTTTTTCTACCCGCTTTATTTATATAAGTCATCGTTACTATGGATAAAGACCCAACATTGCCTTTATATTGCtgcttcaaattaaaagctttttatttaacaacataacaggaaacttttgttttgaagcGTTCACAGGCCGCTAACCCCTGCAGCTTCTGGCCTAACgcgtttaaaaaataaatgctgtgCATGCTAGGCAGGCAATGCATGCCACCTCTATTGCACCAAACACCTTCCAACTAGCACTCACTCCTGACCTTGTACAGCAAATAAAGGTGTGAGTCAAGGGTTCAGTGTGTCATATGATAGGACCATCTTATATAGACCAGTAATCTGCGGAAATTAAACATTAGATACAAACACACTTAGTTGCAGGTTCAAATCATTATGTATTAGGTAGTACTGTAGCAGAATATCCAGAATTGGAGGGTTTTCTCCAAAAAGGTTTTCTTAATAACTTGACTGTTGCCacctttattttctgtatttttccctttcttctaTCTCTCCATTTTCAGTTTACAGTTTGTGTAAGTATCtgaacattttctctctctgtatttgggAGTACACTGTTTCTGTTTGTGGAATTTTGGCTAGAACTCTGCATGCTTCATTGCTTAGTTTTTTATTCAGATGACATCTTGTATTAGGCTTCTTCAGTCTTTGAAACTTATTGTGTCTTAATGACATTTACACTAGGCCCCCAGCAGCCTGCTTGATGCCCTGGAGCAGCACTTAGCCTCTTTAGAAGGAAAGAAAGTCAAAGACTCGACAGCAGCCAGCAGGTAGGTCTGCTTCACTTGATCTGGCTCATAGCAAAGGCTTGTGTTTGCTTCAGCAACTTGATAGTATTGGGCGGATTTTGGGGGTGGGAGGTTCAGCATCGAAGATGGAAAGATGTACTTTTCTCAGAGTAATTTAGAACACAGTAGAAACAAGTCAACTTTGACACCACAGAGAGGTAGAGCAAGAAGCTAAAATGGATATGTGCAAGTTTCATAGCCATGAAATGATTCTTGGTTTGTTACCGTTTTCTATGTCTGTCCGTCAATATAGGGCTAGCACCCTCTCCCATGCAGTCTCCTCCCTGGCCAACACCGGCATATCTTTCACGAAAGTGGACGAGAGGGAAAAACAGGCCGCCCTGGAGGAAGAGCAGACGCTCctaaaaacactaaaagtacattttcctcaTTCATCCACATTTCTTTCAGCTTGGAACCGACAGGTCTGAAGACATTTAGTTACATCTTTAAGTTTAATGAAGTCATGCAATTACAACTCCTTCTAAGTGATATCATTAAATGAATACTCAATAACAACTAATAATAACTGTTGTTAATAATTGTTACAGATTCTAATAGTGGGGTGTGTTTTAGTGGTTTCTTTCCATATTTCCTGACTATGTCTACTGTGAACTGCAAATTgcaaaatgcttaaaaatattaaaaaatatttatattctgaGTAGTATCATAGTGAGTAGTTGGATACATGTTAGCATTTGTGTTGCTAAAGCTGTTTTTACATGTGAACTTTGGACTATGTCATTAGACATCCGGGTCTGAAGATTCCTTGTTCTGGTTTTGCCTACATCATCAACATGCCGCCTTGCTTTCTGGGAATTTTCACATACTCTGCACAATCAGAGATTACACAGTTTTTATTAGGATAGTTTGTATCAACGTAAGTTTATTTCCGGGATATTTGCCTGAACACCTAAAGTGTCCCTCGCCgtctgctctctgtgtttccAATTACCAAATCCTTTTACttcaggaaacaaaaacaaactttgaatAATTCCCGGTTTGCCGTGGATGTGTGAAAGTGGCTTAAGCTATCGTAATTATTGTAGGAGCAGCGTCTGAAAGAGCTCCAAAAGGATCCTACTGCAGCAACCACAGACTCATCCCCTGACTCCACGATGGGCGGGACCATGAATTCTGCTCCTTCCATTGACCTTTTCTCCACGCGGAGTTCCACCAACAGGTGAGGCACAGGACAGCTCTAGGTATGATTTGGTGAGATTTGGATACCAGTGCTAAATTGATACTTTTAAAACTCTGCCAATGCCTGAACCGAAATATATATANNNNNNNNNNNNNNNNNNNNNNNNNNNNNNNNNNNNNNNNNNNNNNNNNNNNNNNNNNNNNNNNNNNNNNNNNNNNNNNNNNNNNNNNNNNNNNNNNNNNatatatatatgtatatatgtgtgtgcagtCATAAAAACTGCAGTCATATTGTTTTTCTAATAATGTTTTGTGGGTGACTGATTTGTCCTCCGTGCCCTTGATTTCCTGCTTATTCCCTCTAGCACCTCCAAGGCAGCCAATGAACTTCTGGACCTGCAGCCAGCTTTCCAGCAGCCACTGACTCTCTCCACCAGCAACACATGGGGAGGTGAGAGCTTTGCTCTTCACAACATTTCAGTCCTGCCTGCTTCCACAtttccaaacacacatacacgtcaCATACTTATTAGCACACACATGTACTATGTCTGACATTCTCCTCAGTACACGCAGTCCATTGTATTATTACtgtgtacctatgataaaatattgtatatatgaATACAGAAGAACAGAATGAAAAGACAAGCGGAGATAACAGGAATTAGTAATGGTAAGTTTAAAGTGTGCGTGTAAGGTGTTGGCCACATATTTTGAACTATAGTTACTACTACTGTTGGTTGCGTGTTTTTCACTCATGTATCATATTATAAGGTATGTAAATACACAACAGTGTTTGCCTACAATTTAAGATGTTAGTGAGCAGACTACAGAAGCAGAAGTTTCAGATTTGGCCACACAGTTCATGCTCATTAATTTCATGTAACTTTAGTTATTTATTGTAGGGGGAACACTTTTCTAAAGTAAGAGTTAAGGCACATTTAATTCTTACTAATTATTGCCTGACAAAGATCAACATTTTGACTCTTGTCAAATGCAATAAGAGCTTGTAAGTGGCAATGTTATATAATTACAGTATTTACCACATGATTGCCTTGTTCATGTTTgcatttattgtattattagcAACAGGTAAGATTCTCCAAATTGACAAATGTTCTGAACACAAACATCATATACAGCATTTAGTGTCTTTGGATATCAGCCCGTGTTCTGACCCCTGACCATTCTAATAATGACGACTCTTAACTTGTGAACTGGTGGACTGCTTAAAGCGGTTGTGATGAAGCTGATCGGGAGACAGGAAATTTGGGCCAATAAGAGCTGGGCAACAGATTGCATGATATCAGCCTGTCGATATAACTTTAACACTGTTTTAATCGTTCTCACCTGCATCACTGACATTTTTCCCGCTTGTACATCATCTTGCTTGCATTCAACTTCTCTTAAAATGTTCTCACCTTCCTCTGCACCATAATCTCTGTTCCTTGTTTTTATCTTGTCTGTCTTGTCGCTCCAACTGATCTGAACATTTGCATTAtcatataacatatataaatcCTGTAGTTCTGTAAGCAGTGCATGTGTAAAAGGGTTTTTTAGTTATGTGGAAGAATAACcgagagaaacaaaaataaacttattCAAGATGCAAGCCATCATTTTTGCAGGGTTTTTGCTCCTACCCATCCCAAACCAAAAGTCAAGAGAAACGATTATCACAGGGACAGAGAACTGTCTGGCTTCTAGATTGCTGACATGAAAGTAGtaacatgttttgtaaaatttgtGAATTGCCATGAGGAAAACTAGATTGACATGGTGTCTTATTTGGGAGTCAGTGTTAACTCAGAGCGTTCCTGCTAAACCTGCCgactttcttcctctctgcttcCTGCAAGCCTATGGTTGTGAGTCTGCATTGTTTTGTGGTAAGCCACTAGTTTTACGCTGCCCTGAATTTTGCCCTGTATTTAGGCTAGCCATGTGATGAGTGCCGGCTTCCTGTGCTTTTGTCCTGCAAATCCTGATCTTGGTTTTTTTTGGCTGTTAGAAATTCATTCCCACAGTTGCTTGGCTTTCTTGTTGCTCTTTCACTGCTGCAGTTTTTCTGGTCTCATatcttcccctttttttccctcctctcttcctcctttctacTCCGTCTGGTTCTTTGCatgtctgctgctgttgctgtgtgtcAGAC from Etheostoma cragini isolate CJK2018 chromosome 13, CSU_Ecrag_1.0, whole genome shotgun sequence harbors:
- the picalma gene encoding phosphatidylinositol binding clathrin assembly protein a isoform X11, with amino-acid sequence MSGQSITDRITAAQHSVTGSAISKTVCKATTHEIMGPKKKHLDYLIQCTNEMNVNIPQLADTLFERTANTSWVVVFKSLTTTHHLMVYGNERFIQYLASRNTLFNLSNFLDKSGLQGYDMSTFIRRYSRYLNEKAVSYRQVAFDFTKVKRGADGVMRTVNTEKLLKTIPIIQNQMDVLLDFNVNANELTNGVINAVFMLLFKDAIRLFAAYNEGIINLLEKYFDMKKVQCKEGLDIYKKFLTRMTRISEFLRVAEQVGIDRGDIPDLSQAPSSLLDALEQHLASLEGKKVKDSTAASRASTLSHAVSSLANTGISFTKVDEREKQAALEEEQTLLKTLKEQRLKELQKDPTAATTDSSPDSTMGGTMNSAPSIDLFSTRSSTNSTSKAANELLDLQPAFQQPLTLSTSNTWGDSFCGPSPYNTTPLFQPEPPAVAGLFRGFTASPTPQQPQNPQGLNVDFESVFGNNTNANNLDYTVASSPNQGMTLNGQQAHKLVSSDLDSSLANLVGNLGIGNGTSKNDLHWSQPGERKLTGGNNWQPKMAPSTTWNPAAMAPSVMAFPATTPTGMMAYAMPPHMGSMMMTQPTMMYTQPVMRQANPFGPNPGAQMQFM
- the picalma gene encoding phosphatidylinositol binding clathrin assembly protein a isoform X1; protein product: MSGQSITDRITAAQHSVTGSAISKTVCKATTHEIMGPKKKHLDYLIQCTNEMNVNIPQLADTLFERTANTSWVVVFKSLTTTHHLMVYGNERFIQYLASRNTLFNLSNFLDKSGLQGYDMSTFIRRYSRYLNEKAVSYRQVAFDFTKVKRGADGVMRTVNTEKLLKTIPIIQNQMDVLLDFNVNANELTNGVINAVFMLLFKDAIRLFAAYNEGIINLLEKYFDMKKVQCKEGLDIYKKFLTRMTRISEFLRVAEQVGIDRGDIPDLSQFTVCAPSSLLDALEQHLASLEGKKVKDSTAASRASTLSHAVSSLANTGISFTKVDEREKQAALEEEQTLLKTLKEQRLKELQKDPTAATTDSSPDSTMGGTMNSAPSIDLFSTRSSTNSTSKAANELLDLQPAFQQPLTLSTSNTWGDSFCGPSPYNTTPLFQPEPPAVAGLFRGFTASPTPQQPQNPQGLNVDFESVFGNNTNANNLDYTDVLGDILKPTVASSPNQGMTLNGQQAHKLVSSDLDSSLANLVGNLGIGNGTSKNDLHWSQPGERKLTGGNNWQPKMAPSTTWNPAAMAPSVMAFPATTPTGMMAYAMPPHMGSMMMTQPTMMYTQPVMRQANPFGPNPGAQMQFM
- the picalma gene encoding phosphatidylinositol binding clathrin assembly protein a isoform X3, with the translated sequence MSGQSITDRITAAQHSVTGSAISKTVCKATTHEIMGPKKKHLDYLIQCTNEMNVNIPQLADTLFERTANTSWVVVFKSLTTTHHLMVYGNERFIQYLASRNTLFNLSNFLDKSGLQGYDMSTFIRRYSRYLNEKAVSYRQVAFDFTKVKRGADGVMRTVNTEKLLKTIPIIQNQMDVLLDFNVNANELTNGVINAVFMLLFKDAIRLFAAYNEGIINLLEKYFDMKKVQCKEGLDIYKKFLTRMTRISEFLRVAEQVGIDRGDIPDLSQAPSSLLDALEQHLASLEGKKVKDSTAASRASTLSHAVSSLANTGISFTKVDEREKQAALEEEQTLLKTLKEQRLKELQKDPTAATTDSSPDSTMGGTMNSAPSIDLFSTRSSTNSTSKAANELLDLQPAFQQPLTLSTSNTWGDSFCGPSPYNTTPLFQPEPPAVAGLFRGFTASPTPQQPQNPQGLNVDFESVFGNNTNANNLDYTDVLGDILKPTVASSPNQGMTLNGQQAHKLVSSDLDSSLANLVGNLGIGNGTSKNDLHWSQPGERKLTGGNNWQPKMAPSTTWNPAAMAPSVMAFPATTPTGMMAYAMPPHMGSMMMTQPTMMYTQPVMRQANPFGPNPGAQMQFM
- the picalma gene encoding phosphatidylinositol binding clathrin assembly protein a isoform X8; translation: MSGQSITDRITAAQHSVTGSAISKTVCKATTHEIMGPKKKHLDYLIQCTNEMNVNIPQLADTLFERTANTSWVVVFKSLTTTHHLMVYGNERFIQYLASRNTLFNLSNFLDKSGLQGYDMSTFIRRYSRYLNEKAVSYRQVAFDFTKVKRGADGVMRTVNTEKLLKTIPIIQNQMDVLLDFNVNANELTNGVINAVFMLLFKDAIRLFAAYNEGIINLLEKYFDMKKVQCKEGLDIYKKFLTRMTRISEFLRVAEQVGIDRGDIPDLSQFTVCAPSSLLDALEQHLASLEGKKVKDSTAASRASTLSHAVSSLANTGISFTKVDEREKQAALEEEQTLLKTLKEQRLKELQKDPTAATTDSSPDSTMGGTMNSAPSIDLFSTRSSTNSTSKAANELLDLQPAFQQPLTLSTSNTWGGFTASPTPQQPQNPQGLNVDFESVFGNNTNANNLDYTVASSPNQGMTLNGQQAHKLVSSDLDSSLANLVGNLGIGNGTSKNDLHWSQPGERKLTGGNNWQPKMAPSTTWNPAAMAPSVMAFPATTPTGMMAYAMPPHMGSMMMTQPTMMYTQPVMRQANPFGPNPGAQMQFM